GATAGCCTAGACTCTATCAACGCCACCACCAGCGCCATCGTGCGTTATGTGTCACAGCGTGCTGGTATCGGCATCAACGCTGGCCGTATCCGCGCCCTTGGTAGCCCTATCCGTGGCGGTGAAGCGCAGCATACGGGTTGTATCCCCTTTTATAAGCTGTTCCAAACGGCAGTGAAATGCTGCTCACAAGGCGGCGTGCGTGGTGGTGCGGCGACGCTGTTTTACCCACTGTGGCATTTAGAAGTTGAGTCGTTATTGGTACTCAAAAACAACCGCGGCGTCGAAGACAACCGTGTGCGTCACATGGACTACGGCGTACAGTTAAACAAAACCATGTATACGCGTCTGATCAAAGGGCAAGACATCAGCCTGTTCTCACCTTCTGACGTACCTGGCTTGTATGATGCGTTCTTTGAAGATCAAGACACCTTTGAAGAGCTATACACCAAGTACGAAAATGATCCAAGCATTCGTAGCCGTCAAGTACCTGCAGCAGAGCTGTTTAGCCTAATGATGCAAGAGCGTGCCAGCACCGGTCGTATCTATATCCAAAACGTCGACCATTGCAACACCCATAGCCCGTTTGACCCTACAGTTGCACCGATTCGCCAATCAAACCTCTGTATGGAGATTGCGCTACCGACTAAACCACTCGACAACATCAATGACGAAACAGGCGAGATTGCTCTTTGTACGCTATCAGCGGTCAACTTGGGTAAGATCGACAACGTCAGCGATATCGAAGAGCCAGCCGAGCTCATCGTGCGTGCGCTCGACGCCCTACTCGACTATCAGGACTATCCCGTCAAAGCCGCTGAAAATGGCAGTATGCGTCGCCGTACCCTAGGTGTTGGCGTCATCAACTACGCGTATTACCTCGCCAAGAATGGTGTGCGCTATTCAGACGACAGTGCCCTAGGTCTGACGCATCAAACCTTTGAAGCGCTGCAACTCTATCTCTTAAAAGCCTCAAACAAACTGGCAAAAGAGCAAGGCGCTTGCCCTGCGTTTAATGAGACGACCTACTCACAAGGTATCTTGCCAATCGATACCTATAAGAAAGACTTGGATGCCATCTGCCAAGAGCCGCTGCATTTAGATTGGGAAACGCTACGTGGCGAGATTACCGAGCACGGTCTGCGTAACTCTACCCTAACCGCCTTGATGCCGTCTGAAACTTCTAGTCAGATTGCCAACGCGACTAATGGTATCGAGCCACCACGTGGTCTGGTATCTATCAAAGCGTCAAAAGACGGTATCCTTAAGCAAGTGGTGCCTGAAATTGACAAGCTGCGTGGTCAATACGAGCTGCTATGGCAAATGCCAAACAATGACGGTTACCTAAAGCTGGTCGCCATCATGCAGAAGTTCGTCGATCAAAGTATCTCGGCCAATACCAACTATGACCCAACGCGCTTTGAAGGTCAGCGTGTACCGATGAAGGTATTGCTAAAAGACTTGTTAACTGCTTATAAGCTTGGCGTGAAGACTTTGTATTATCACAACACGCGTGATGGTGCGAACGATGCCCAAGCGGATATGGAAGATGATTGTGCTGGCGGGGCTTGTAAGATTTAGGGTTGCAAGAGAAATCCTTTAAATAGAATTTCTAGCGGATGGTGGGCTTGGCTTTTTGGTTAGGCTCGCTGATTTTAAACCCTTAAATCAAATATCTTTTTAGTGAGTTTTCTAGTTTTTAAAAATTTCAAATCGGTACTATTCGAGGAATTAGTAAAATGAATCGTTGGAATAAATTATATGATGAAACTAGAGATGAGTTAGAAAAGATTAGTACAGAAATAGAAAAACTAAAATCTCATTCATATCGTTTATACGAAAACTTAAAAGACGAGAAAAAAGTTTCTGTTCGTTTAATTAAAAATCATACTGATGAATTAAATAGACTAGAGAACGTCTACTATAAGCTAAGTTCTGGATTAAGAAATATGGACTATAATCTAGTTCCTCTAGATCACTGGAAAGAAGCTAAAAATTTAATGGCAAGTATTTCCAATCTCTTAGAACATAGTGACAACTACGATCTTTTAGAGAACAGAAGCCATGTTGGTACTTTAGAAATTTTCAAACAACTGAACTTATATACAGATGAGCTAATTAAAATATTAGCTCCATACTGTGACTTTAAAACTAACCGTTTGGCATCTATTGAAAATGATTTAGCTTTACAACAGCACAAGTTTAGTAAGTTACTAGAAGAATTCAAGGCAAGAAGTTCTAATTTTATTCAAACTCAAGAAAGTTTACTAAATCAGGCTTCAAATAAGCTTAATTCAATTTCTAAAATTGATAATGAATTTCAAAGACTTAATGAACAATATTTTGTAGGGATCGACGATCAGCCACTAAAAGACAAGTGGAATTTCTTAAATGAACAGATAACTAGAAAATCAAACGAAATCGATATTTTTTATCGTACTTTAATAACCGATGAAAAATCTATAAGGCAAGAGATAGTGTCTGCTGGAGATATAATACAAAAGTTGCGAAATGACTCCTCTGTTGCTTATGAGAAATTAAAAGACAAAATAAATGAAATTAAGGTATTTCATCAGGACATATACGGTAGCGTTGATGGAGAGTCTATTGGCTTAAAGTCGGATATCGAGTCTAGTAGGAAGGAGTTAATAGAGTTTGAACCTTTACAGAAACAAAAATATGATGCTCTTAACGATCAAATAGAAAGTTTATTACCAGGTGCAACTTCAGCTGGATTATCGAGTGCTTACCATACTCTTAGCAATTCATATGATAAACCTATTAAGTATAATACATGGATCTTCTTTG
The sequence above is a segment of the Psychrobacter fulvigenes genome. Coding sequences within it:
- the nrdA gene encoding class 1a ribonucleoside-diphosphate reductase subunit alpha — translated: MTHIDKIKVTKRDGRLEPIDLDKIHKVIEWAADGLDNVSVSQVELKSHIQFYEGIKTRDIHETIIKSAADLISEDTPDYQYLAARLAIFHLRKIAYNRFTPPHLFDHVTKLTESGKYDEHILADYSRAEFDELEAYLDHWRDMNLAYAAVEQMAGKYLVQDRVSKTVYESPQFLYMLVGMCLFANYDKAERMSYVKRFYDATSQFKISLPTPIMSGVRTPSRQFSSCVLIECGDSLDSINATTSAIVRYVSQRAGIGINAGRIRALGSPIRGGEAQHTGCIPFYKLFQTAVKCCSQGGVRGGAATLFYPLWHLEVESLLVLKNNRGVEDNRVRHMDYGVQLNKTMYTRLIKGQDISLFSPSDVPGLYDAFFEDQDTFEELYTKYENDPSIRSRQVPAAELFSLMMQERASTGRIYIQNVDHCNTHSPFDPTVAPIRQSNLCMEIALPTKPLDNINDETGEIALCTLSAVNLGKIDNVSDIEEPAELIVRALDALLDYQDYPVKAAENGSMRRRTLGVGVINYAYYLAKNGVRYSDDSALGLTHQTFEALQLYLLKASNKLAKEQGACPAFNETTYSQGILPIDTYKKDLDAICQEPLHLDWETLRGEITEHGLRNSTLTALMPSETSSQIANATNGIEPPRGLVSIKASKDGILKQVVPEIDKLRGQYELLWQMPNNDGYLKLVAIMQKFVDQSISANTNYDPTRFEGQRVPMKVLLKDLLTAYKLGVKTLYYHNTRDGANDAQADMEDDCAGGACKI